In the genome of Streptomyces racemochromogenes, one region contains:
- a CDS encoding cupin domain-containing protein, with product MNPFVVRSEEAEHVPLPAGAGMRLLADAADTAGTVGANLLRLAAGADGAGPHHHSRSTEVFYVLDGAARFRWWGAGGDRAETVGAGGLVVVPPGTVHAFGAAPGRAAELLVLLAPGVDRFGYFRALGRVRRGEEPFEVLLGEQDRYDVHFAAAAPPLDRQSD from the coding sequence GTGAACCCGTTCGTCGTACGGTCCGAGGAGGCCGAGCACGTCCCGCTGCCCGCAGGAGCCGGGATGCGGCTCCTCGCCGACGCCGCCGACACGGCGGGGACGGTGGGTGCCAACCTGCTGCGGCTGGCGGCCGGGGCCGACGGCGCCGGTCCGCACCACCACTCCCGGTCGACCGAGGTGTTCTACGTGCTGGACGGTGCCGCCCGGTTCCGGTGGTGGGGCGCCGGCGGCGACCGGGCCGAGACGGTGGGGGCGGGTGGCCTGGTGGTGGTACCGCCGGGCACGGTCCACGCGTTCGGCGCCGCTCCGGGGCGGGCGGCGGAGCTGCTCGTCCTGCTGGCTCCGGGCGTCGACCGCTTCGGCTACTTCCGGGCCCTGGGGCGGGTCCGGCGGGGCGAGGAGCCCTTCGAGGTCCTGCTCGGGGAGCAGGACCGCTACGACGTGCACTTCGCCGCAGCCGCGCCGCCACTTGACCGGCAATCCGATTAG
- a CDS encoding MarR family winged helix-turn-helix transcriptional regulator produces the protein MIQHADHGPDAPTLDQARRQIVRYGLTADPQAVLVAARLMAAGARIGQAGEVHFGRFGLSTGRYRLLADLEDHGGEKSPSQLAASLGVSRATVTGLVDGLEREGLVARRPSTEDGRGNVVILTARGADKLRDLAPEHFSRMQGLVAGLTPEERTIFLDLLARVVAGIDSLTRD, from the coding sequence GTGATCCAGCACGCCGACCACGGCCCCGACGCCCCCACCCTCGACCAGGCACGCCGCCAGATCGTCCGCTACGGCCTCACGGCCGATCCGCAGGCGGTCCTGGTCGCGGCGCGGCTGATGGCGGCGGGCGCCCGGATCGGGCAGGCCGGCGAGGTGCACTTCGGCCGCTTCGGCCTCTCCACCGGCCGCTACCGGCTACTGGCCGACCTGGAGGACCACGGCGGCGAGAAGTCGCCCTCCCAGCTCGCGGCGAGCCTCGGCGTCTCCCGGGCCACGGTGACGGGCCTGGTCGACGGCCTGGAGCGGGAGGGGCTGGTGGCCCGTCGGCCGTCCACCGAGGACGGGCGCGGCAACGTGGTGATCCTCACCGCGCGCGGCGCCGACAAGCTGCGCGACCTGGCACCGGAGCACTTCAGCCGGATGCAGGGACTGGTCGCCGGACTCACCCCCGAGGAGCGCACGATCTTCCTCGACCTGCTGGCCCGGG